A portion of the Adhaeribacter radiodurans genome contains these proteins:
- a CDS encoding DinB family protein, with protein MKDESKKIVADFTFTIDIWLAELEQYTLDQLLIKPSPENWSMGQVYVHLLDATAFFMEQVKACLITNSHAAEEAAPVAKLMFQNNSFPDAVLEGPSSNAHTPQPASKEQLTRDLIALKSEITQLGILLQSSEITGKTKHPGLKYFNAQEWLQFAEIHFRHHLRQKQRIDDFLNRTAAF; from the coding sequence TTGAAAGACGAATCGAAAAAGATAGTTGCAGATTTTACCTTTACCATAGATATTTGGCTAGCCGAGTTAGAGCAATATACTCTTGATCAATTGCTTATAAAACCTTCTCCGGAAAACTGGTCAATGGGGCAGGTTTACGTGCATTTATTAGATGCTACCGCTTTTTTTATGGAACAAGTTAAAGCCTGTCTGATTACGAATAGCCATGCAGCCGAAGAAGCAGCACCCGTGGCAAAACTTATGTTTCAAAATAATAGTTTTCCGGACGCAGTTTTGGAAGGGCCATCTTCCAATGCGCATACTCCGCAACCCGCTAGCAAGGAACAACTAACCCGAGATTTAATTGCTTTAAAATCCGAAATAACGCAACTTGGAATTTTACTCCAGAGCAGTGAGATTACAGGTAAAACTAAACACCCAGGGTTAAAATATTTTAATGCGCAGGAATGGTTACAATTTGCTGAAATCCATTTTCGCCATCATCTAAGACAAAAGCAAAGAATAGATGACTTTTTGAACAGAACGGCTGCATTCTAA
- a CDS encoding SRPBCC family protein — protein MADNIIDLTATIKISKSPAKVFAYLSNYTNDSLWRKEINWVKLNTGTIAKETVITEESFLSRRVPNYVSTLQCTDIQNNRLITSETIPGNPFWAKNTRMVEPLPSNFTKVTYQLQFDRNIVKHGLGFNLPKFLVNFYTRSTMKKYLAVLKKNLEK, from the coding sequence GTGGCAGACAATATAATCGATCTAACAGCAACAATTAAAATTTCTAAAAGCCCCGCAAAGGTATTTGCCTACTTATCTAATTATACCAACGATAGCTTATGGCGTAAAGAAATTAACTGGGTAAAGTTAAATACCGGAACAATTGCAAAAGAAACCGTAATAACCGAAGAATCTTTTTTATCGCGCCGGGTGCCAAATTATGTTTCAACCTTACAGTGCACAGATATTCAAAACAACCGGCTAATTACCAGTGAAACAATCCCCGGCAACCCGTTCTGGGCCAAAAACACCCGGATGGTAGAACCATTACCCAGTAATTTTACGAAAGTAACGTACCAGCTTCAGTTCGACCGAAATATTGTAAAGCATGGCCTAGGCTTTAACTTGCCTAAATTTCTGGTTAATTTTTACACCCGTTCTACCATGAAAAAGTACCTGGCGGTATTGAAGAAAAATTTAGAAAAGTAA